A DNA window from Centroberyx gerrardi isolate f3 chromosome 3, fCenGer3.hap1.cur.20231027, whole genome shotgun sequence contains the following coding sequences:
- the LOC139912610 gene encoding NLR family CARD domain-containing protein 3-like isoform X2, which translates to MERIQQERPDSPQPSCVSMKSDQSKEGFINFKDEHHSSEKKIQQDRPDSPVPSCVSMKSDWSMGHPINFKNGHQSTDKRVHQERSEVPSGQSAQEHQTDLDSIFKLLEENIVTFVKNELKRFQRALSPDYPECLDRQREDEELVDGEEEEQRRSRKAFLKITLQFLRRMKQEELADSLQSKTLAAICQRELKSSLEEKFQCVFEGIAKAGNPALLNQIYTEIYITEGGSGEVSDEHEVRQIETASRKPAKPETTIKCEDIFKPLPGRDKPTRTLMTKGVAGIGKTVLTQKFTLDWAEDKANQDIQFTFPFTFRELNLLKGKKYSLVELLHHFFTETKEAGICRFDKFQVVFIFDGLDECRLPLDFQKNEILTDVTESTSVDVLLTNLIKGKLLPSARLWITTRPAAANQIPPECVDMVTEVRGFTDPQKEEYFRKRFGDEEQASRIISHIKTSRSLHIMCHIPVFCWITATVLDHVLKTSEREEDLPKTLTEMYIHFLVVQSKQKNVKYHGRAETDPLWTTESREMILSLGKLAFEQLEKGNLIFYEADLTECGIDIRAASVYSGVFTQIFKEECGLYQDKVFCFVHLSIQEFLAAVHVIVSFIDSGVNLMSEPQSTSRDKSQVNHLYQSAVDKALESPNGHLDLFLRFLLGLSLQTNQTLLKDLLTQTGSSSQTNQETVQYIKEKIRENPSPERSINLFHCLNELNDRSLVEEIQQHLSFGSLSIVELSPAQWSALVFILLSSEEELDVFDLKKYSASEEALLRLLPVVKASNKSVLSVCQLSERSCEALASVLSSQSSSLRELDLSNNDLQDSGLKLLSAGLGSPHCRLDTLRLAGCLLTEEGCASLASALSSNPSHLRELDLSYNHPGASGVKLLSAGLEDPHWRLDSLSVDHGGVQWLKPGLRKYACELTLDPNTAHRNLFLSEDNRKVTEREKQPYPDHPERFDCWPQLLCRNGLTGRCYWEVEWTGVVDIGVTYRGISRRGNSNGCGLGRNEKSWRLFCSDVSYSACHNNRSADIRSPPSSSGSDRVAVYLDWSAGSLSFYRVSSDTLIHLHTFHSTFTEPLYPGFGFGFDFDSSVSVCQIEGERNTHTAD; encoded by the exons ATGGAAAG gatccagcaggagagaccagactctcctcaacccagctgtgtgtccatgaagagcgacCAGTCAAAGGAAGGCTTTATTAATTTTAAAGATGAACACCATTCTTCTGAAAAGAA gatccagcaggacagaccagactctcctgtacccagctgtgtgtccatgaagagtgactggtcTATGGGTCATCCTATTAACTTCAAAAATGGACATCAGTCTACTGATAAAAG agttcaccaggagaggtcagaggttcccagtggtcagtctgcccaggagcatcaaacagacctggactccatatttaaG ctgctggaggagaacaTCGTCACCtttgtgaagaacgagctgaaaaggttccagagggctctgagtccagattacccagaatgcttagacaggcagagggaggatgaggagttggtggacggtgaggaggaagagcagaggaggagcagaaaggcttttctgaagatcacactgcagttcctgaggagaatgaagcaggaggagctggctgactctctgcagagca AAACTCTTGCTGCCATCTGCCAACGTGAACTCAAATCCAGTCTGgaggagaagtttcagtgtgtgtttgaggggattgctaaagcaggaaacccagcacttctgaatcagatctacacagagatttacatcacagagggagggagtggagaggtcagtgatgaacatgaggtcagacagattgaaacagcatccaggaaaccagcgaaaccagaaacaacaatcaaatgtgaagacatctttaaacccttacctggaagagataaaccaaccagaacattgatgacaaagggagtggctggcattgggaaaacagtcttaacacagaagttcactctggactgggctgaagacaaagccaaccaggatatacagttcacatttccattcactttccgagagctgaatctgctgaaagggaaaaagtacagcttggtggaacttcttcatcacttctttactgagaccaaagaagcaggaatctgcaggtttgacaagttccaggttgtgttcatctttgacggtctggatgagtgtcgacttcctctagacttccagaagaacgagatcctgactgatgttacagagtcaacctcagtggatgtgctgctgacaaacctcatcaaggggaaactgcttccctctgctcgcctctggataaccacacgacctgcagcagccaatcagatccctcctgagtgtgttgacatggtgacagaggtgagaggcttcactgacccacagaaggaggagtacttcaggaagagattcggagatgaggagcaggccagcagaatcatctcccacatcaagacttcacgaagcctccacatcatgtgccacatcccagtcttctgctggatcactgctacagttctggaccatgtgttgaaaaccagtgagagagaagaagacctgcccaagaccctgactgagatgtacatccacttcctggtggttcagtccaaacagaagaatgtcaagtatcatgggagagctgagacagatccactctggactacagagagcagggagatgattctctctctgggaaaactggcttttgagcagctggagaaaggcaacctgatcttctatgaagctgacctgacagagtgtggcattgatatcagagcagcctcagtgtactcaggagtgttcacacagatctttaaagaggagtgtgggctgtaccaggacaaggtgttctgctttgtccatctgagcattcaggagtttctggctgctgttcatgtcATCGTCTCATTCATCGACTCTGGTGTCAATCTGATGTCAGAACCACAATCAACCTCCAGAGACAAATCTCAGGTAAATCacctctaccagagtgctgtggacaaggccttagagagtccaaatggacacctggacttgttcctccgcttcctcctgggtctttcactgcagaccaatcagactctcctaaAAGACCtactgacacagacaggaagtagctcacagaccaatcaggaaacagtccagtacatcaaggagaagatcagggagaatccctctccagagagaagcatcaatctgttccactgtctgaatgagctgaatgaccgttctctagtggaggagatccaacagcaCCTGAGTTTTGGAAGTCTCTCCATTGTcgaactctcccctgctcagtggtcggctctggtcttcatcttactgtcatcagaagaagagctggacgtgtttgacctgaagaaatactctgcttcagaggaggctcttttgaggctgctgccagtggtcaaagcctccaataaatctGT gctgagtgtctgtcagctgtcagagagaagctgtgaagctctggcctcagttctcagctcccagtcctctagtctgagagagctggacctgagtaacaacgacctgcaggattcaggactgaagctgctctctgctggactggggagtccacactgtagactggacactctcag gctggcaggctgtctgctcacagaggaaggctgtgcttctctggcctcagctctgagctccaacccctcccatctgagagagctggacctgagctacaatcatccaggagcctcaggagtgaagctgctctctgctggactggaggatccacactggagactggactctctcag tgtggaccatggtggagtgcagtggctgaaaccaggtctgaggaagt atgcctgtgaactcacactggacccaaacacagcacacagaaacctcttcctgtctgaagacaacagaaaggtgacagagagagagaagcagccatatcctgatcacccagagagatttgactgctggcctcagctgctgtgtagaaatggtctgactggtcgctgttactgggaggtcgagtgGACAGGAGTGGTtgatataggagtgacttacagaggaatcagcaggagaggaaacagtAATGGCTGTGGGCTTGGaaggaatgaaaagtcctggaggcTGTTCTGCTCTGATGTTAGTTACTCTGCCTGTCACAATAACAGATCAGCAGACATAcgttcccccccctcctcctctggctctgacagagtagcagtgtatctggactggtctgctggctctctgtccttctacagagtttcctctgacacactgatccacctccacaccttccactccacattcactgaaccactctatcctgggtttgggtttgggtttgacTTTGACtcctcagtgtctgtgtgtcagatagagggagagagaaacactcataCAGCTGActaa
- the LOC139912610 gene encoding NLR family CARD domain-containing protein 3-like isoform X3 — MERIQQERPDSPQPSCVSMKSDQSKEGFINFKDEHHSSEKKVHQERSEVPSGQSAQEHQTDLDSIFKLLEENIVTFVKNELKRFQRALSPDYPECLDRQREDEELVDGEEEEQRRSRKAFLKITLQFLRRMKQEELADSLQSKTLAAICQRELKSSLEEKFQCVFEGIAKAGNPALLNQIYTEIYITEGGSGEVSDEHEVRQIETASRKPAKPETTIKCEDIFKPLPGRDKPTRTLMTKGVAGIGKTVLTQKFTLDWAEDKANQDIQFTFPFTFRELNLLKGKKYSLVELLHHFFTETKEAGICRFDKFQVVFIFDGLDECRLPLDFQKNEILTDVTESTSVDVLLTNLIKGKLLPSARLWITTRPAAANQIPPECVDMVTEVRGFTDPQKEEYFRKRFGDEEQASRIISHIKTSRSLHIMCHIPVFCWITATVLDHVLKTSEREEDLPKTLTEMYIHFLVVQSKQKNVKYHGRAETDPLWTTESREMILSLGKLAFEQLEKGNLIFYEADLTECGIDIRAASVYSGVFTQIFKEECGLYQDKVFCFVHLSIQEFLAAVHVIVSFIDSGVNLMSEPQSTSRDKSQVNHLYQSAVDKALESPNGHLDLFLRFLLGLSLQTNQTLLKDLLTQTGSSSQTNQETVQYIKEKIRENPSPERSINLFHCLNELNDRSLVEEIQQHLSFGSLSIVELSPAQWSALVFILLSSEEELDVFDLKKYSASEEALLRLLPVVKASNKSVLSVCQLSERSCEALASVLSSQSSSLRELDLSNNDLQDSGLKLLSAGLGSPHCRLDTLRLAGCLLTEEGCASLASALSSNPSHLRELDLSYNHPGASGVKLLSAGLEDPHWRLDSLSVDHGGVQWLKPGLRKYACELTLDPNTAHRNLFLSEDNRKVTEREKQPYPDHPERFDCWPQLLCRNGLTGRCYWEVEWTGVVDIGVTYRGISRRGNSNGCGLGRNEKSWRLFCSDVSYSACHNNRSADIRSPPSSSGSDRVAVYLDWSAGSLSFYRVSSDTLIHLHTFHSTFTEPLYPGFGFGFDFDSSVSVCQIEGERNTHTAD; from the exons ATGGAAAG gatccagcaggagagaccagactctcctcaacccagctgtgtgtccatgaagagcgacCAGTCAAAGGAAGGCTTTATTAATTTTAAAGATGAACACCATTCTTCTGAAAAGAA agttcaccaggagaggtcagaggttcccagtggtcagtctgcccaggagcatcaaacagacctggactccatatttaaG ctgctggaggagaacaTCGTCACCtttgtgaagaacgagctgaaaaggttccagagggctctgagtccagattacccagaatgcttagacaggcagagggaggatgaggagttggtggacggtgaggaggaagagcagaggaggagcagaaaggcttttctgaagatcacactgcagttcctgaggagaatgaagcaggaggagctggctgactctctgcagagca AAACTCTTGCTGCCATCTGCCAACGTGAACTCAAATCCAGTCTGgaggagaagtttcagtgtgtgtttgaggggattgctaaagcaggaaacccagcacttctgaatcagatctacacagagatttacatcacagagggagggagtggagaggtcagtgatgaacatgaggtcagacagattgaaacagcatccaggaaaccagcgaaaccagaaacaacaatcaaatgtgaagacatctttaaacccttacctggaagagataaaccaaccagaacattgatgacaaagggagtggctggcattgggaaaacagtcttaacacagaagttcactctggactgggctgaagacaaagccaaccaggatatacagttcacatttccattcactttccgagagctgaatctgctgaaagggaaaaagtacagcttggtggaacttcttcatcacttctttactgagaccaaagaagcaggaatctgcaggtttgacaagttccaggttgtgttcatctttgacggtctggatgagtgtcgacttcctctagacttccagaagaacgagatcctgactgatgttacagagtcaacctcagtggatgtgctgctgacaaacctcatcaaggggaaactgcttccctctgctcgcctctggataaccacacgacctgcagcagccaatcagatccctcctgagtgtgttgacatggtgacagaggtgagaggcttcactgacccacagaaggaggagtacttcaggaagagattcggagatgaggagcaggccagcagaatcatctcccacatcaagacttcacgaagcctccacatcatgtgccacatcccagtcttctgctggatcactgctacagttctggaccatgtgttgaaaaccagtgagagagaagaagacctgcccaagaccctgactgagatgtacatccacttcctggtggttcagtccaaacagaagaatgtcaagtatcatgggagagctgagacagatccactctggactacagagagcagggagatgattctctctctgggaaaactggcttttgagcagctggagaaaggcaacctgatcttctatgaagctgacctgacagagtgtggcattgatatcagagcagcctcagtgtactcaggagtgttcacacagatctttaaagaggagtgtgggctgtaccaggacaaggtgttctgctttgtccatctgagcattcaggagtttctggctgctgttcatgtcATCGTCTCATTCATCGACTCTGGTGTCAATCTGATGTCAGAACCACAATCAACCTCCAGAGACAAATCTCAGGTAAATCacctctaccagagtgctgtggacaaggccttagagagtccaaatggacacctggacttgttcctccgcttcctcctgggtctttcactgcagaccaatcagactctcctaaAAGACCtactgacacagacaggaagtagctcacagaccaatcaggaaacagtccagtacatcaaggagaagatcagggagaatccctctccagagagaagcatcaatctgttccactgtctgaatgagctgaatgaccgttctctagtggaggagatccaacagcaCCTGAGTTTTGGAAGTCTCTCCATTGTcgaactctcccctgctcagtggtcggctctggtcttcatcttactgtcatcagaagaagagctggacgtgtttgacctgaagaaatactctgcttcagaggaggctcttttgaggctgctgccagtggtcaaagcctccaataaatctGT gctgagtgtctgtcagctgtcagagagaagctgtgaagctctggcctcagttctcagctcccagtcctctagtctgagagagctggacctgagtaacaacgacctgcaggattcaggactgaagctgctctctgctggactggggagtccacactgtagactggacactctcag gctggcaggctgtctgctcacagaggaaggctgtgcttctctggcctcagctctgagctccaacccctcccatctgagagagctggacctgagctacaatcatccaggagcctcaggagtgaagctgctctctgctggactggaggatccacactggagactggactctctcag tgtggaccatggtggagtgcagtggctgaaaccaggtctgaggaagt atgcctgtgaactcacactggacccaaacacagcacacagaaacctcttcctgtctgaagacaacagaaaggtgacagagagagagaagcagccatatcctgatcacccagagagatttgactgctggcctcagctgctgtgtagaaatggtctgactggtcgctgttactgggaggtcgagtgGACAGGAGTGGTtgatataggagtgacttacagaggaatcagcaggagaggaaacagtAATGGCTGTGGGCTTGGaaggaatgaaaagtcctggaggcTGTTCTGCTCTGATGTTAGTTACTCTGCCTGTCACAATAACAGATCAGCAGACATAcgttcccccccctcctcctctggctctgacagagtagcagtgtatctggactggtctgctggctctctgtccttctacagagtttcctctgacacactgatccacctccacaccttccactccacattcactgaaccactctatcctgggtttgggtttgggtttgacTTTGACtcctcagtgtctgtgtgtcagatagagggagagagaaacactcataCAGCTGActaa
- the eif4a3 gene encoding eukaryotic initiation factor 4A-III isoform X2 yields MAVASVPGRKRLLKEEDMTKVEFETSEEVDVTPTFDTMGLREDLLRGIYAYGFEKPSAIQQRAIKQIIKGRDVIAQSQSGTGKTATFCVSVLQCLDIQVRETQALILAPTRELAGQIQKVLLALGDYMSVQCHACIGGTNVGEDIRKLDYGQHVVAGTPGRVFDMIRRRSLRTRAIKMLVLDEADEMLNKGFKEQIYDVYRYLPPATQVCLISATLPHEILEMTNKFMTDPIRILVKRDELTLEGIKQFFVAVEREEWKFDTLCDLYDTLTITQAVIFCNTKRKVDWLTEKMREANFTVSSMHGDMPQKERESIMKEFRSGARYQNQNPVDQNQNPHSLVLL; encoded by the exons ATGGCTGTGGCCTCGGTGCCCGGGAGGAAGAGACTGCTGAAGGAGGAAGACATGACGAAGGTGGAGTTCGAGACCAGCGAGGAGGTGGACGTCACGCCGACCTTCGACACCATGGGGCTGAGAGAGGACCTGCTGCGCGGGATCTACGCTTACG GCTTCGAGAAGCCGTCGGCCATCCAGCAGAGAGCCATCAAACAGATCATCAAAGGCCGAGACGTCATCGCTCA GTCTCAGTCTGGAACAGGAAAGACGGCAACGTTCTGCGTCTCCGTGCTGCAGTGTCTCGACATCCAG GTGAGGGAGACCCAGGCGCTGATCCTCGCCCCGACCAGGGAGCTGGCCGGACAGATCCAGAAG gtCCTCCTGGCGCTGGGGGACTACATGAGCGTCCAGTGCCACGCCTGCATCGGAGGAACCAACGTGGGCGAAGACATCAGGAAGCTGGACTACGGCCAGCATGTGGTGGCCGGGACGCCGGGGCGCGTGTTCG ATATGATTCGTCGCAGGAGTCTGAGGACGAGAGCCATCAAGATGCTGGTGCTGGACGAAGCCGACGAGATGCTCAACAAAG GTTTTAAGGAGCAGATCTACGATGTGTACCGCTACCTGCCGCCCGCCACCCAGGTGTGTCTGATCAGCGCCACGCTGCCGCACGAGATCCTGGAGATGACCAACAAGTTCATGACGGACCCGATCCGCATCCTGGTCAAACG tGATGAGTTGACTCTGGAGGGCATCAAGCAGTTCTTCGTggcggtggagagagaggagtggaagtTCGACACTCTGTGTGATCTGTACGACACGCTGACCATCACCCAGGCCGTCATCTTCTGCAACACCAAGAGGAAG gTGGACTGGCTGACAGAGAAGATGCGCGAGGCGAACTTCACCGTCTCCTCCATGCATGGAGACATGCCCcagaaggagagggagtccATCATGAAGGAGTTCAGATCCGGAGCCAGGTACCAGAACCAGAACCCTGTagaccagaaccagaaccct CACAGCCTTGTTTTGCTGTAG
- the eif4a3 gene encoding eukaryotic initiation factor 4A-III isoform X1: MAVASVPGRKRLLKEEDMTKVEFETSEEVDVTPTFDTMGLREDLLRGIYAYGFEKPSAIQQRAIKQIIKGRDVIAQSQSGTGKTATFCVSVLQCLDIQVRETQALILAPTRELAGQIQKVLLALGDYMSVQCHACIGGTNVGEDIRKLDYGQHVVAGTPGRVFDMIRRRSLRTRAIKMLVLDEADEMLNKGFKEQIYDVYRYLPPATQVCLISATLPHEILEMTNKFMTDPIRILVKRDELTLEGIKQFFVAVEREEWKFDTLCDLYDTLTITQAVIFCNTKRKVDWLTEKMREANFTVSSMHGDMPQKERESIMKEFRSGASRVLISTDVWARGLDVPQVSLIINYDLPNNRELYIHRIGRSGRYGRKGVAINFVKNDDIRILRDIEQYYSTQIDEMPMNVADLI, translated from the exons ATGGCTGTGGCCTCGGTGCCCGGGAGGAAGAGACTGCTGAAGGAGGAAGACATGACGAAGGTGGAGTTCGAGACCAGCGAGGAGGTGGACGTCACGCCGACCTTCGACACCATGGGGCTGAGAGAGGACCTGCTGCGCGGGATCTACGCTTACG GCTTCGAGAAGCCGTCGGCCATCCAGCAGAGAGCCATCAAACAGATCATCAAAGGCCGAGACGTCATCGCTCA GTCTCAGTCTGGAACAGGAAAGACGGCAACGTTCTGCGTCTCCGTGCTGCAGTGTCTCGACATCCAG GTGAGGGAGACCCAGGCGCTGATCCTCGCCCCGACCAGGGAGCTGGCCGGACAGATCCAGAAG gtCCTCCTGGCGCTGGGGGACTACATGAGCGTCCAGTGCCACGCCTGCATCGGAGGAACCAACGTGGGCGAAGACATCAGGAAGCTGGACTACGGCCAGCATGTGGTGGCCGGGACGCCGGGGCGCGTGTTCG ATATGATTCGTCGCAGGAGTCTGAGGACGAGAGCCATCAAGATGCTGGTGCTGGACGAAGCCGACGAGATGCTCAACAAAG GTTTTAAGGAGCAGATCTACGATGTGTACCGCTACCTGCCGCCCGCCACCCAGGTGTGTCTGATCAGCGCCACGCTGCCGCACGAGATCCTGGAGATGACCAACAAGTTCATGACGGACCCGATCCGCATCCTGGTCAAACG tGATGAGTTGACTCTGGAGGGCATCAAGCAGTTCTTCGTggcggtggagagagaggagtggaagtTCGACACTCTGTGTGATCTGTACGACACGCTGACCATCACCCAGGCCGTCATCTTCTGCAACACCAAGAGGAAG gTGGACTGGCTGACAGAGAAGATGCGCGAGGCGAACTTCACCGTCTCCTCCATGCATGGAGACATGCCCcagaaggagagggagtccATCATGAAGGAGTTCAGATCCGGAGCCAG tcgtGTGTTGATCTCTACAGATGTGTGGGCCCGAGGTCTGGATGTTCCTCAAGTTTCCCTCATCATCAACTACGACCTGCCAAACAACAGAGAGCTGTACAtccacag GATTGGCCGGTCCGGTCGTTACGGGCGGAAGGGCGTGGCCATCAACTTTGTGAAGAACGACGACATCCGGATCCTGAGAGACATCGAGCAGTACTACTCCACCCAGATCGACGAGATGCCCATGAACG TGGCCGACCTGATCTAG